DNA sequence from the Rhodoligotrophos appendicifer genome:
AGCCGCCATAGCACCAGCCGGTATTGAGATAGAGCCCCGGCGTCGGGGTGAAGTCGATGATCGGGCTGCCGTCCATGGACATGTCCATGACGCCGCCCCAATGCCTCAGCATGCGAAGCCTCGACGTGCAGGGAATGAGCGCCTTGCCCTCGGTGATGACATGCTCGACGATCGGCAGGTTGCCGCGCTGGGCATAGGAATTGTAGCCGTCGAGATCGCCGCCGAAGACCAGGGAGCCCTTGTCCGACTGGCTCACGTAGAAATGGCCGGCGCCGAAGGTGATGACCGTGTCGACCAGCGGCTTGATGGATTCGGAGACGAAAGCCTGCAGCACGTGGCTCTCGAGCGGCAGCCGGGTCATGCCGGCCTTGGCCGCGAGCACGCTGGTATGGCCCGCCACCGCCATCGCCACCTTCTTCGCGCGGATCTCGCCGCGGGTCGTCTCGACGCCGATGATGCTGTCGCCCTTGCGCAGGAAGCCGGTGACCTCGCAGTTCTGGATGATGTCGACGCCGTGCATGTCGGCGCCGCGGGCATAGCCCCAGGCGACGGCATCGTGGCGTGCGGTGCCCGCGCGGCGCTGGACGAGAGCGCCATAGACGGGAAAGCGTGCCTTTTCGGAATAGTCGAGGACCGGGATCTCCTTGCGCACCTCCTCGCGGTCGAGGATCTCCGCGTCGATGCCGTTGGAGCGCATGACGTTGCCGCGATAGGCGAAGGCGTCGTACTGGCCGGGCGTGTGGGCCAGATTGAAGATGCCGCGATGGGAGACCATGGCGTTGTAGTTGAAATCGTGGGACAGGCCTTCCCACAGCTTCATGGACAGCTCGTAGAACCGGGTGTTGCCGTCGATCATGTAATTCGAGCGGATGATCGTGGTGTTGCGGCCGACATTGCCGCCGCCGAGATATCCCTTCTCGAGCACCGCCACGTTACGGATGCCATGCTCCTTGGCCAGGTAATAGGCCGTCGCCAGGCCATGGCCGCCGCCGCCGACGACGATCACGTCATAGGACGGCTTGGGAGCGGGATCACGCCAGGCCCGGCCCCAGCCCTTGTTGCCCCCCAGGGCCTTGGTGATCACACTCGCAACCGAATAGCGCATGAACCATCGTCCTGTTCGCTCTGTCGATGAGGCTATAGCAAGTTCGGCGCAAATGTTCCATACTTAATCGATAATGGATCATTCTTTATCACCGGTGCCCCTGTGACCGTTCCCGACCTCAAGACGCTCCTGGCCCGGCTGGCGGCGGCCTATCCGCAGCTGTCGCCGCAGCTAGGCCAGGCGGCGAAGGCGGTGCTGGATGCGCCGGAGGAGGTGGCGATGCGGTCGATGCGCAGTTTCGCCGCCGCCTTCGGCATCGCGCCGACCACCATGATCCGGCTGGCGAAACAGGCAGGATTTGATTCCTACGAGGTCTTTCGGCGACCGTTCCAGGAGGCGTTGCGCAGCGGCGGCGGCTTTGCCGATCGGGCGGAATGGCTGCAGGATCTCGCGGCGAAGGGAGATACCGGCGGCATCGTCGGGGGCATGGCGGCGGCAAGCCTCGGCAATCTCGAGACGGCGTTCCGAACCCTGGATGCGCGCGTGATCGCCGCCGCGGCGGATGCCCTGCTCGGCGCCCGCCGCGTGCATGTCGTCGGTGTCGGCGGGCTCAACGGCTTTGCCAATTACTTCGCCTATGTGGCGCGGATGATGCTCGGGGATGTGCGGCTCGCCGCTCCCGCCATGGGCACGATGGTGGACGAATTCGCCACCCTCTCGTCAAAGGACGCCATGGTGATCATGGGGGTCGACCCTTACGCCAAGGAGACGGTGCGGGCCGCCGATCTCGCGGTGGCGCGCAAGGCCTGCCTCATCGCCGTCACCGACAGCCTGACCTCACCCCTTGTCGAGCGGGCGAGCCATCTCCTGATGGTGCCCGTCGCCAGCCCGCAGTTCTTTCCCTCGCAGACGGCCCTCGTCGCCATGCTGGAGACCCTCATCGCCGCCATCGTCTCGCGCGGCGACCGGGCGCTGGTGAGCCGCATCAAGGCGGTCGACCGGTTCCGGTCGGAACAAGGGGTCTATTGGCGCGACCGGTCCTAGTCCTGGACGGCCAGGGAGCGCCTGCGGAACAGCAGCGACGGCCGCGATGCCCAGATGGTCACGTCATAGCCGGTGAGCCGGCGGGCCAGGATGGCGAGCCAGACCGACAGCAGCACCACCGAGAGCATCATGGCGATGCCGGCGCCTTCGAGGCCATAGAGCGGCACCAGAAGGAAGTTCAGCGCGACGAGCGTCAGGAAGCCCGTGATGAACGGTGCGAGCGCCTTGGTCTGGTGGCCGGTGACCGTGAGGAGCTGAACGGAGGCCGAGCCGAAGGCCGCCCGCAGCACCTGGGCCGCCGACAGGAGGAGCAGCAGCACATAGCCTTCGGTGAATTCCGGCCCGATCATCGCCAGGATCGGCTTGCCGAACACGACAAGGCCGATGGTCGCGGCCAGCGCCAGGCCCACGCCGGTCAGATTGGCCCGGGCCAAAGCCTGACCCACGCCGCGCGTATCGGTACGGGCATGGGCAT
Encoded proteins:
- a CDS encoding sarcosine oxidase subunit beta family protein, translating into MRYSVASVITKALGGNKGWGRAWRDPAPKPSYDVIVVGGGGHGLATAYYLAKEHGIRNVAVLEKGYLGGGNVGRNTTIIRSNYMIDGNTRFYELSMKLWEGLSHDFNYNAMVSHRGIFNLAHTPGQYDAFAYRGNVMRSNGIDAEILDREEVRKEIPVLDYSEKARFPVYGALVQRRAGTARHDAVAWGYARGADMHGVDIIQNCEVTGFLRKGDSIIGVETTRGEIRAKKVAMAVAGHTSVLAAKAGMTRLPLESHVLQAFVSESIKPLVDTVITFGAGHFYVSQSDKGSLVFGGDLDGYNSYAQRGNLPIVEHVITEGKALIPCTSRLRMLRHWGGVMDMSMDGSPIIDFTPTPGLYLNTGWCYGGFKAVPGSGWVFAHLIAKDETHPLAAKFRLDRFRTGRPIDEKGAGPVPGHH
- a CDS encoding MurR/RpiR family transcriptional regulator, which translates into the protein MTVPDLKTLLARLAAAYPQLSPQLGQAAKAVLDAPEEVAMRSMRSFAAAFGIAPTTMIRLAKQAGFDSYEVFRRPFQEALRSGGGFADRAEWLQDLAAKGDTGGIVGGMAAASLGNLETAFRTLDARVIAAAADALLGARRVHVVGVGGLNGFANYFAYVARMMLGDVRLAAPAMGTMVDEFATLSSKDAMVIMGVDPYAKETVRAADLAVARKACLIAVTDSLTSPLVERASHLLMVPVASPQFFPSQTALVAMLETLIAAIVSRGDRALVSRIKAVDRFRSEQGVYWRDRS